In a genomic window of Rhododendron vialii isolate Sample 1 chromosome 12a, ASM3025357v1:
- the LOC131309797 gene encoding gibberellin 3-beta-dioxygenase 1-like — MPSRVSHAIKPHKHVLDFTSLKELPESHAWSSLDSPSSNNPPTAADSSVSESIPVIDLDDPNAQELVGRACKTWGAFQVKNHGIETSLLDRIESTGKSLFSLPTHQKLKAARAADGVSGYGVARISSFFSKLMWSEGFTILGSPLEHARQLWPHDYNHFCGVIEEYEKEMQKLAGRLMGLMLGSLGIAQEDVDWAGPNKEGAAAIQLNSYPACPDPDRAMGLAAHTDSTLLTILYQNNTSGLQVLRDASGWVTVPPVPGALVVNIGDLLHILSNGAYPSVLHRAVVNRTQQRLSVAYLYGPPANVQISPLSKLLDSTHPPLYRPVTWTEYLGAKAKHFNEALSSVRLCIPRTGLVNQNNVENRVEII, encoded by the exons ATGCCTTCTAGAGTCTCCCATGCCATTAAACCCCACAAGCACGTACTAGACTTCACCTCACTAAAAGAACTCCCCGAGTCTCATGCATGGTCCTCGCTCGACTCCCCCTCCTCCAACAACCCACCGACCGCCGCCGACTCCTCCGTGTCCGAGTCCATACCCGTTATCGATCTCGACGACCCCAACGCCCAAGAACTAGTGGGCCGCGCATGCAAGACCTGGGGCGCGTTCCAAGTGAAAAACCACGGGATTGAAACGAGCCTTTTGGATCGAATCGAGTCCACGGGTAAGAGCCTCTTCTCTCTGCCTACCCATCAAAAGCTCAAGGCGGCTCGAGCCGCGGACGGGGTCTCGGGTTACGGCGTGGCTCGCATTTCCTCGTTCTTCTCAAAGCTCATGTGGTCCGAAGGGTTCACCATTCTCGGTTCCCCTCTCGAACACGCTCGTCAACTTTGGCCCCATGACTATAACCACTTTTG TGGCGTTATTGAAGAATATGAGAAAGAAATGCAGAAGCTAGCTGGGAGATTGATGGGGCTAATGCTTGGGTCGTTGGGTATAGCCCAAGAAGATGTCGATTGGGCCGGCCCGAACAAAGAGGGTGCTGCTGCCATCCAGCTGAATTCTTACCCGGCATGTCCGGATCCGGACCGGGCCATGGGTCTAGCGGCGCATACGGACTCGACCCTACTCACCATTCTCTACCAAAACAACACAAGTGGCTTACAAGTACTCCGGGATGCTTCTGGGTGGGTCACGGTTCCTCCAGTACCCGGTGCCCTTGTGGTCAACATAGGGGACCTCCTCCACATTCTATCCAACGGGGCGTACCCTAGCGTGCTCCACCGGGCTGTGGTGAACCGGACGCAACAACGGCTCTCGGTTGCCTACCTCTACGGGCCACCAGCTAATGTTCAAATCTCGCCGCTCTCAAAACTACTAGACTCGACCCATCCGCCTCTTTACCGGCCCGTCACATGGACCGAGTACCTTGGTGCTAAGGCAAAGCATTTTAACGAGGCCCTTTCGTCGGTCCGGCTATGTATTCCGCGAACCGGATTAGTCAACCAAAATAATGTCGAAAATCGAGTGGAGATAATTTGA
- the LOC131309798 gene encoding katanin p60 ATPase-containing subunit A1-like isoform X2, translating to MNVKKALTEETEVVKQLDSERRAFKDIPLGRRPPSPPISTKSSFVFQPLDEYPASSGAPMDDPDVWRPPTRDNANRRTARGGQVGMRKSPQDGAWARGATRGGASGRGAKAAGSSKSNTGVRASTAGKKGPGSGKSGKADSVNGDAEDGKSRRGQYEGPDSDLAAMLERDVLDSTPGVTWDDVAGLTEAKRLLEEAVVLPLWMPEYFQGIRRPWKGILMFGPPGTGKTLLAKAVATECGTTFFNVSSATLASKWRGESERMVRCLFDLARAYAPSTIFIDEIDSLCNARGASGEHESSRRVKSELLVQVDGVSNTSTNEDGSRKIVMVLAATNFPWDIDEALRRRLEKRIYIPLPNSESRKELIRINLRTVEVSSDVDMDEIARRTEGYSGDDLTNVCRDASLNGMRRKIAGKTRDEIKSMSKDDISKDPVAMCDFEEAISKVQPSVSAADIERHEKWFSEFGSA from the exons ATGAATGTGAAGAAAGCTCTGACGGAGGAAACAGAGGTTGTCAAGCAATTGGATTCAGAGAGAAGGGCTTTCAAGGATATTCCTCTGGGTAGACGCCCCCCTTCACCACCAATTTCTACCAAATCTTCCTTTGTTTTTCAACCCTTGGACGAGTACCCTGCTTCATCCGGTGCTCCGATGGATGATCCTGATGTATGGAGGCCGCCTACTAGAGACAATGCAAATAGAAGAACCGCAAGAGGAGGTCAAGTGGGTATGAGGAAGTCACCTCAAGATGGAGCTTGGGCTCGTGGTGCCACAAGAGGTGGAGCAAGCGGTCGTGGAGCAAAGGCTGCTGGTTCTAGTAAGTCGAACACAGGAGTCAGAGCTTCAACTGCTGGGAAGAAGGGCCCTGGCTCGGGCAAATCTGGCAAGGCAGATTCAGTG AATGGTGATGCCGAAGATGGGAAATCTAGACGTGGACAGTATGAGGGTCCTGATTCTGACTTGGCTGCAATGCTTGAAAGGGATGTCTTGGATTCCACCCCTGGAGTGACCTGGGATGATGTAGCAGGGTTAACTGAAGCAAAAAGACTCCTAGAGGAAGCTGTTGTTCTTCCTTTATGGATGCCTGAATATTTCCAG GGAATTAGGAGACCATGGAAGGGTATTCTCATGTTTGGCCCTCCTGGTACCGGAAAGACACTTCTAGCTAAAGCTGTTGCTACTGAATGTGGTACGACATTCTTCAATGTTTCCTCTGCAACTTTGGCTTCAAAATGGCGTGGAGAGAGTGAGCGTATGGTGCGGTGCTTGTTTGATCTTGCAAGAGCTTATGCTCCAAGTACAATATTCATTGATGAGATTGATTCCCTCTGCAATGCCCGTGG GGCTTCAGGAGAGCATGAATCATCTAGAAGGGTGAAATCTGAACTTCTAGTTCAAGTAGACGGTGTAAGCAATACTTCCACCAATGAAGATGGCAGTCGCAAAATCGTGATGGTTTTGGCTGCTACTAATTTTCCATGGGATATAGATGAGGCACTGAG GAGGCGACTGGAAAAGCGAATATACATACCGCTCCCAAATTCTGAGAGTCGCAAGGAACTCATACGGATCAATTTGAGAACTGTTGAG GTGTCTTCCGACGTAGATATGGACGAAATAGCTCGTCGAACAGAGGGATACAGTGGAGATGATCTCACGAATGTCTGCCGGGATGCCTCGTTAAATGGCATGAGGCGTAAAATAGCAGGGAAGACTCGCGATGAAATTAAGAGCATGTCTAAGGATGACATATCCAAGGACCCTGTTGCCATGTGCGACTTTGAAGAGGCCATAAGCAAGGTTCAACCTAGTGTTTCGGCAGCAGATATTGAACGACATGAGAAGTGGTTTTCAGAGTTTGGTTCCGCGTAA
- the LOC131309798 gene encoding katanin p60 ATPase-containing subunit A1-like isoform X1: MVGTSELQDHVKLARDYALEGLYDSSIIFFDGAIAQINKLLSTLDDPLDRAKWMNVKKALTEETEVVKQLDSERRAFKDIPLGRRPPSPPISTKSSFVFQPLDEYPASSGAPMDDPDVWRPPTRDNANRRTARGGQVGMRKSPQDGAWARGATRGGASGRGAKAAGSSKSNTGVRASTAGKKGPGSGKSGKADSVNGDAEDGKSRRGQYEGPDSDLAAMLERDVLDSTPGVTWDDVAGLTEAKRLLEEAVVLPLWMPEYFQGIRRPWKGILMFGPPGTGKTLLAKAVATECGTTFFNVSSATLASKWRGESERMVRCLFDLARAYAPSTIFIDEIDSLCNARGASGEHESSRRVKSELLVQVDGVSNTSTNEDGSRKIVMVLAATNFPWDIDEALRRRLEKRIYIPLPNSESRKELIRINLRTVEVSSDVDMDEIARRTEGYSGDDLTNVCRDASLNGMRRKIAGKTRDEIKSMSKDDISKDPVAMCDFEEAISKVQPSVSAADIERHEKWFSEFGSA, from the exons ATGGTCGGCACGTCGGAATTGCAAGATCACGTCAAATTGGCTAGAGACTACGCCCTTGAAGGCCTCTACGATTCTTCCATTATCTTCTTCGACGGTGCCATTGCTCAGATCaacaa GCTTTTAAGCACACTTGATGACCCTTTAGATCGTGCAAAATGGATGAATGTGAAGAAAGCTCTGACGGAGGAAACAGAGGTTGTCAAGCAATTGGATTCAGAGAGAAGGGCTTTCAAGGATATTCCTCTGGGTAGACGCCCCCCTTCACCACCAATTTCTACCAAATCTTCCTTTGTTTTTCAACCCTTGGACGAGTACCCTGCTTCATCCGGTGCTCCGATGGATGATCCTGATGTATGGAGGCCGCCTACTAGAGACAATGCAAATAGAAGAACCGCAAGAGGAGGTCAAGTGGGTATGAGGAAGTCACCTCAAGATGGAGCTTGGGCTCGTGGTGCCACAAGAGGTGGAGCAAGCGGTCGTGGAGCAAAGGCTGCTGGTTCTAGTAAGTCGAACACAGGAGTCAGAGCTTCAACTGCTGGGAAGAAGGGCCCTGGCTCGGGCAAATCTGGCAAGGCAGATTCAGTG AATGGTGATGCCGAAGATGGGAAATCTAGACGTGGACAGTATGAGGGTCCTGATTCTGACTTGGCTGCAATGCTTGAAAGGGATGTCTTGGATTCCACCCCTGGAGTGACCTGGGATGATGTAGCAGGGTTAACTGAAGCAAAAAGACTCCTAGAGGAAGCTGTTGTTCTTCCTTTATGGATGCCTGAATATTTCCAG GGAATTAGGAGACCATGGAAGGGTATTCTCATGTTTGGCCCTCCTGGTACCGGAAAGACACTTCTAGCTAAAGCTGTTGCTACTGAATGTGGTACGACATTCTTCAATGTTTCCTCTGCAACTTTGGCTTCAAAATGGCGTGGAGAGAGTGAGCGTATGGTGCGGTGCTTGTTTGATCTTGCAAGAGCTTATGCTCCAAGTACAATATTCATTGATGAGATTGATTCCCTCTGCAATGCCCGTGG GGCTTCAGGAGAGCATGAATCATCTAGAAGGGTGAAATCTGAACTTCTAGTTCAAGTAGACGGTGTAAGCAATACTTCCACCAATGAAGATGGCAGTCGCAAAATCGTGATGGTTTTGGCTGCTACTAATTTTCCATGGGATATAGATGAGGCACTGAG GAGGCGACTGGAAAAGCGAATATACATACCGCTCCCAAATTCTGAGAGTCGCAAGGAACTCATACGGATCAATTTGAGAACTGTTGAG GTGTCTTCCGACGTAGATATGGACGAAATAGCTCGTCGAACAGAGGGATACAGTGGAGATGATCTCACGAATGTCTGCCGGGATGCCTCGTTAAATGGCATGAGGCGTAAAATAGCAGGGAAGACTCGCGATGAAATTAAGAGCATGTCTAAGGATGACATATCCAAGGACCCTGTTGCCATGTGCGACTTTGAAGAGGCCATAAGCAAGGTTCAACCTAGTGTTTCGGCAGCAGATATTGAACGACATGAGAAGTGGTTTTCAGAGTTTGGTTCCGCGTAA
- the LOC131309799 gene encoding aromatic aminotransferase ISS1 isoform X2, whose amino-acid sequence MGSPGMLARRALLTDTPVMVQIQELFRGSNDLLSLAQGVVYWQPPKRALDTAKELVWDPSVSRYGADEGLPELKEALIKKLRVENNLHKSSVMVTAGANQAFVNLVLTLCDAGDSVVMFAPYYFNAYMSFQMTGVTNILVGPGNPKTLHPDAEWLEKTLQETKPTPKLVTVVNPGNPSGTYIPDPLLKRISDLCRDAGCWLVVDNTYEYFMYDGRKHTCVEGNHIVNVFSFSKAYGMMGWRVGYIAYPSEVEGLAAQLLKIQDNIPICAAVISQRLALCALEVGPEWVTEQVKDLVKNREIVLEALSPLGKDAVRGGEGAIYLWAKLPDKYIDDFEVVRWLAKKHGVVIIPGSSSGCPGHVRVSFGGLVEHDCQVAAGRLRKGLEELVSDGMV is encoded by the exons atgggttcgCCTGGGATGCTAGCGAGGAGGGCTTTATTGACTGATACACCGGTGATGGTTCAG ATTCAGGAATTGTTCCGAGGTTCCAACGATCTACTTTCTCTAGCTCAG GGAGTAGTGTATTGGCAACCACCAAAGAGAGCTTTGGATACGGCAAAAGAACTTGTGTGGGATCCTTCAGTTAGTCGTTATGGTGCTGATGAAGGTCTTCCCGAGCTTAAGGAGGCATTGATTAAAAAG CTGCGAGTAGAGAACAACTTACACAAATCTTCCGTGATGGTTACGGCAGGCGCAAATCAG GCATTTGTGAATTTAGTTCTGACATTGTGTGATGCTGGGGATTCTGTAGTTATGTTTGCACCATACTACTTCAATGCGTACATGTCATTCCAGATGACAGGTGTAACTAACATTCTGGTGGGTCCTGGTAATCCAAAGACACTTCATCCTGATGCAG AGTGGCTAGAAAAAACTTTACAGGAAACTAAACCAACCCCGAAGCTTGTTACTGTCGTTAATCCTGGCAACCCCTCTGGAACCTACATTCCAGACCCTCTTctcaag AGGATTTCAGATCTCTGCAGGGATGCTGGATGTTGGCTTGTTGTAGATAATACATACGA GTACTTCATGTACGATGGCCGCAAACACACCTGTGTGGAGGGTAATCACATAGTCaacgttttttctttttctaaagcTTATGGGATGATGGGATGGCGTGTCGGATAT ATAGCATACCCTTCAGAAGTAGAGGGCTTGGCAGCCCAACTCCTCAAAATCCAAGACAACATCCCAATCTGTGCGGCTGTTATTTCTCAACGCCTCGCCCTTTGCGCCTTAGAAGTGGGTCCCGAGTGGGTCACTGAGCAAGTGAAAGATCTCGTCAAGAACAGGGAAATAGTTCTAGAAGCGTTATCCCCTTTGGGAAAAGATGCCGTGAGAGGAGGAGAAGGTGCAATTTATCTATGGGCAAAGCTCCCGGACAAATATATCGATGATTTTGAAGTTGTTCGTTGGCTTGCTAAGAAGCATGGGGTGGTTATTATCCCGGGCAGTTCCTCTGGCTGCCCTGGGCACGTTAGGGTCTCGTTTGGAGGATTGGTAGAGCACGATTGTCAAGTTGCTGCTGGGAGGCTGAGAAAGGGATTAGAAGAACTGGTGAGTGATGGGATGGTATAG
- the LOC131309799 gene encoding aromatic aminotransferase ISS1 isoform X1, producing MLIAGSVISCQKVAIVGWKKKIPTSLICSSKRLIPPYLGEEEDQKRKREMGSPGMLARRALLTDTPVMVQIQELFRGSNDLLSLAQGVVYWQPPKRALDTAKELVWDPSVSRYGADEGLPELKEALIKKLRVENNLHKSSVMVTAGANQAFVNLVLTLCDAGDSVVMFAPYYFNAYMSFQMTGVTNILVGPGNPKTLHPDAEWLEKTLQETKPTPKLVTVVNPGNPSGTYIPDPLLKRISDLCRDAGCWLVVDNTYEYFMYDGRKHTCVEGNHIVNVFSFSKAYGMMGWRVGYIAYPSEVEGLAAQLLKIQDNIPICAAVISQRLALCALEVGPEWVTEQVKDLVKNREIVLEALSPLGKDAVRGGEGAIYLWAKLPDKYIDDFEVVRWLAKKHGVVIIPGSSSGCPGHVRVSFGGLVEHDCQVAAGRLRKGLEELVSDGMV from the exons ATGCTTATCGCTGGTTCAGTCATCTCCTGCCAAAAAGTTGCAATCGTAGGTTGGAAAAAGAAGATCCCTACCTCCCTTATCTGCTCCAGTAAAAGATTGATCCCTCCTTATCTGG GTGAAGAGGAGGatcagaagaggaagagagagatgggttcgCCTGGGATGCTAGCGAGGAGGGCTTTATTGACTGATACACCGGTGATGGTTCAG ATTCAGGAATTGTTCCGAGGTTCCAACGATCTACTTTCTCTAGCTCAG GGAGTAGTGTATTGGCAACCACCAAAGAGAGCTTTGGATACGGCAAAAGAACTTGTGTGGGATCCTTCAGTTAGTCGTTATGGTGCTGATGAAGGTCTTCCCGAGCTTAAGGAGGCATTGATTAAAAAG CTGCGAGTAGAGAACAACTTACACAAATCTTCCGTGATGGTTACGGCAGGCGCAAATCAG GCATTTGTGAATTTAGTTCTGACATTGTGTGATGCTGGGGATTCTGTAGTTATGTTTGCACCATACTACTTCAATGCGTACATGTCATTCCAGATGACAGGTGTAACTAACATTCTGGTGGGTCCTGGTAATCCAAAGACACTTCATCCTGATGCAG AGTGGCTAGAAAAAACTTTACAGGAAACTAAACCAACCCCGAAGCTTGTTACTGTCGTTAATCCTGGCAACCCCTCTGGAACCTACATTCCAGACCCTCTTctcaag AGGATTTCAGATCTCTGCAGGGATGCTGGATGTTGGCTTGTTGTAGATAATACATACGA GTACTTCATGTACGATGGCCGCAAACACACCTGTGTGGAGGGTAATCACATAGTCaacgttttttctttttctaaagcTTATGGGATGATGGGATGGCGTGTCGGATAT ATAGCATACCCTTCAGAAGTAGAGGGCTTGGCAGCCCAACTCCTCAAAATCCAAGACAACATCCCAATCTGTGCGGCTGTTATTTCTCAACGCCTCGCCCTTTGCGCCTTAGAAGTGGGTCCCGAGTGGGTCACTGAGCAAGTGAAAGATCTCGTCAAGAACAGGGAAATAGTTCTAGAAGCGTTATCCCCTTTGGGAAAAGATGCCGTGAGAGGAGGAGAAGGTGCAATTTATCTATGGGCAAAGCTCCCGGACAAATATATCGATGATTTTGAAGTTGTTCGTTGGCTTGCTAAGAAGCATGGGGTGGTTATTATCCCGGGCAGTTCCTCTGGCTGCCCTGGGCACGTTAGGGTCTCGTTTGGAGGATTGGTAGAGCACGATTGTCAAGTTGCTGCTGGGAGGCTGAGAAAGGGATTAGAAGAACTGGTGAGTGATGGGATGGTATAG
- the LOC131309801 gene encoding D-glycerate 3-kinase, chloroplastic isoform X2: protein MTMAVLNILSQPTTPWPTKTASFSLYSCNHYYTNCYIFSRFSIRSSLSSLSKAVIVSAKPNLSSQMLPQSPKSVHVQDIDAGLGCSWIQDSSSCPDTVSNNGRRQRPLHSVFPSKPAEVSSVQDLFEFICSGPLLNKVGMTSEMVAESIDKWLAYGLHLCRLFQLNELYLTLPQKARFYHYYIPVFLWCEQQISHHSSKFKDGEEVTPIVIGFSAPQGCGKTTLVFALEYLFKVTGRKSATVSIDDFYLTADDQAKLRESNPGNALLELRGNAGSHDLSFSVETLTALSKLTKGGMKMNLPRYDKSANNGRGDRADPSTWPEVEGPLTAILFEGWMLGFKPLPVEVVTPVDPQLEIVNENLEAYYDAWDKFIKAWIIIKIKDPNCVYQWRLQAEIAMKADGMPGMSDEEVEDFVSRYLPAYKAYLPALYSEGPNGSDPERLLVIEIDEGRNPIP from the exons atgacgatggcggttttgaatattttatcGCAGCCGACGACCCCATGGCCGACGAAAACCGCTTCCTTTTCTCTCTACAGCTGTAACCATTACTATACTAATTGTTACATATTCAGTCGATTCTCCATCCGTTCATCTCTCTCCTCGCTTTCCAAAGCTGTAATTGTATCAGCAAAACCGAATCTCTCTTCTCAGATGCTTCCTCAATCCCCAAAATCAG TGCACGTGCAAGACATTGATGCAGGCTTGGGATGTTCATGGATACAAGACAGCTCCAGCTGTCCTGACACTGTTTCCAACAATGGAAGGAGGCAACGTCCATTGCATTCTGTTTTTCCCTCAAAACCCGCAGAAGTTTCCTCTGTACAGGACCTTTTTGAATTTATATGCTCAGGCCCACTTCTAAACAAGGTGGGCATGACTTCAGAGATGGTGGCCGAGTCCATCGACAAGTGGTTAGCGTATGGATTACACCTTTGCAGGTTGTTTCAACTAAATGAACTCTACCTAACACTACCTCAGAAGGCTAGGTTTTATCACTACTATATACCAGTCTTCTTATGGTGCGAACAGCAAATTTCTCATCACAGTTCCAAGTTTAAAGATGGAGAAGAGGTCACTCCTATAGTG ATTGGGTTTAGTGCCCCTCAAGGTTGTGGAAAGACTACACTAGTCTTTGCTCTTGAGTATCTTTTCAAAGTCACCGGGAG GAAGTCTGCTACAGTATCCATAGATGATTTTTACTTGACTGCAGATGATCAG GCTAAGCTGAGAGAAAGCAATCCAGGAAATGCACTTCTAGAG TTGCGTGGAAATGCGGGAAGCCACGATCTTTCATTTTCTGTTGAAACATTGACAGCTCTAAGCAAATTGACTAAAGGAG GTATGAAGATGAATCTACCTCGATATGATAAA tcTGCAAACAACGGTAGGGGTGACAGAGCTGATCCTTCAACATGGCCAGAAGTTGAAGGGCCTCTTACT GCCATCCTGTTTGAGGGCTGGATGCTTGGGTTTAAGCCCCTTCCAGTTGAAGTAGTCACGCCTGTTGATCCACAG CTTGAGATAGTGAACGAGAATTTAGAAGCTTATTATGATGCATGGGATAAATTCATAAAAGCATGGATAATTATCAAGATTAAAGATCCAAATTGTGTCTACCAGTGGCGATTGCAG GCAGAGATTGCCATGAAGGCTGATGGAATGCCTGGGATGTCTGATGAGGAG GTTGAGGACTTTGTTTCACGATATTTGCCTGCCTACAAGGCTTATCTCCCTGCACTTTACTCAGAAGGACCCAATGGTTCGGATCCAGAACGGCTCCTTGTCATTGAAATCGATGAAGGGAGGAATCCCATCCCTTAA
- the LOC131309801 gene encoding D-glycerate 3-kinase, chloroplastic isoform X3: MTMAVLNILSQPTTPWPTKTASFSLYSCNHYYTNCYIFSRFSIRSSLSSLSKAVIVSAKPNLSSQMLPQSPKSGLGCSWIQDSSSCPDTVSNNGRRQRPLHSVFPSKPAEVSSVQDLFEFICSGPLLNKVGMTSEMVAESIDKWLAYGLHLCRLFQLNELYLTLPQKARFYHYYIPVFLWCEQQISHHSSKFKDGEEVTPIVIGFSAPQGCGKTTLVFALEYLFKVTGRKSATVSIDDFYLTADDQAKLRESNPGNALLELRGNAGSHDLSFSVETLTALSKLTKGGMKMNLPRYDKSANNGRGDRADPSTWPEVEGPLTAILFEGWMLGFKPLPVEVVTPVDPQLEIVNENLEAYYDAWDKFIKAWIIIKIKDPNCVYQWRLQAEIAMKADGMPGMSDEEVEDFVSRYLPAYKAYLPALYSEGPNGSDPERLLVIEIDEGRNPIP, translated from the exons atgacgatggcggttttgaatattttatcGCAGCCGACGACCCCATGGCCGACGAAAACCGCTTCCTTTTCTCTCTACAGCTGTAACCATTACTATACTAATTGTTACATATTCAGTCGATTCTCCATCCGTTCATCTCTCTCCTCGCTTTCCAAAGCTGTAATTGTATCAGCAAAACCGAATCTCTCTTCTCAGATGCTTCCTCAATCCCCAAAATCAG GCTTGGGATGTTCATGGATACAAGACAGCTCCAGCTGTCCTGACACTGTTTCCAACAATGGAAGGAGGCAACGTCCATTGCATTCTGTTTTTCCCTCAAAACCCGCAGAAGTTTCCTCTGTACAGGACCTTTTTGAATTTATATGCTCAGGCCCACTTCTAAACAAGGTGGGCATGACTTCAGAGATGGTGGCCGAGTCCATCGACAAGTGGTTAGCGTATGGATTACACCTTTGCAGGTTGTTTCAACTAAATGAACTCTACCTAACACTACCTCAGAAGGCTAGGTTTTATCACTACTATATACCAGTCTTCTTATGGTGCGAACAGCAAATTTCTCATCACAGTTCCAAGTTTAAAGATGGAGAAGAGGTCACTCCTATAGTG ATTGGGTTTAGTGCCCCTCAAGGTTGTGGAAAGACTACACTAGTCTTTGCTCTTGAGTATCTTTTCAAAGTCACCGGGAG GAAGTCTGCTACAGTATCCATAGATGATTTTTACTTGACTGCAGATGATCAG GCTAAGCTGAGAGAAAGCAATCCAGGAAATGCACTTCTAGAG TTGCGTGGAAATGCGGGAAGCCACGATCTTTCATTTTCTGTTGAAACATTGACAGCTCTAAGCAAATTGACTAAAGGAG GTATGAAGATGAATCTACCTCGATATGATAAA tcTGCAAACAACGGTAGGGGTGACAGAGCTGATCCTTCAACATGGCCAGAAGTTGAAGGGCCTCTTACT GCCATCCTGTTTGAGGGCTGGATGCTTGGGTTTAAGCCCCTTCCAGTTGAAGTAGTCACGCCTGTTGATCCACAG CTTGAGATAGTGAACGAGAATTTAGAAGCTTATTATGATGCATGGGATAAATTCATAAAAGCATGGATAATTATCAAGATTAAAGATCCAAATTGTGTCTACCAGTGGCGATTGCAG GCAGAGATTGCCATGAAGGCTGATGGAATGCCTGGGATGTCTGATGAGGAG GTTGAGGACTTTGTTTCACGATATTTGCCTGCCTACAAGGCTTATCTCCCTGCACTTTACTCAGAAGGACCCAATGGTTCGGATCCAGAACGGCTCCTTGTCATTGAAATCGATGAAGGGAGGAATCCCATCCCTTAA
- the LOC131309801 gene encoding D-glycerate 3-kinase, chloroplastic isoform X1, whose product MTMAVLNILSQPTTPWPTKTASFSLYSCNHYYTNCYIFSRFSIRSSLSSLSKAVIVSAKPNLSSQMLPQSPKSGTEVHVQDIDAGLGCSWIQDSSSCPDTVSNNGRRQRPLHSVFPSKPAEVSSVQDLFEFICSGPLLNKVGMTSEMVAESIDKWLAYGLHLCRLFQLNELYLTLPQKARFYHYYIPVFLWCEQQISHHSSKFKDGEEVTPIVIGFSAPQGCGKTTLVFALEYLFKVTGRKSATVSIDDFYLTADDQAKLRESNPGNALLELRGNAGSHDLSFSVETLTALSKLTKGGMKMNLPRYDKSANNGRGDRADPSTWPEVEGPLTAILFEGWMLGFKPLPVEVVTPVDPQLEIVNENLEAYYDAWDKFIKAWIIIKIKDPNCVYQWRLQAEIAMKADGMPGMSDEEVEDFVSRYLPAYKAYLPALYSEGPNGSDPERLLVIEIDEGRNPIP is encoded by the exons atgacgatggcggttttgaatattttatcGCAGCCGACGACCCCATGGCCGACGAAAACCGCTTCCTTTTCTCTCTACAGCTGTAACCATTACTATACTAATTGTTACATATTCAGTCGATTCTCCATCCGTTCATCTCTCTCCTCGCTTTCCAAAGCTGTAATTGTATCAGCAAAACCGAATCTCTCTTCTCAGATGCTTCCTCAATCCCCAAAATCAG GCACTGAAGTGCACGTGCAAGACATTGATGCAGGCTTGGGATGTTCATGGATACAAGACAGCTCCAGCTGTCCTGACACTGTTTCCAACAATGGAAGGAGGCAACGTCCATTGCATTCTGTTTTTCCCTCAAAACCCGCAGAAGTTTCCTCTGTACAGGACCTTTTTGAATTTATATGCTCAGGCCCACTTCTAAACAAGGTGGGCATGACTTCAGAGATGGTGGCCGAGTCCATCGACAAGTGGTTAGCGTATGGATTACACCTTTGCAGGTTGTTTCAACTAAATGAACTCTACCTAACACTACCTCAGAAGGCTAGGTTTTATCACTACTATATACCAGTCTTCTTATGGTGCGAACAGCAAATTTCTCATCACAGTTCCAAGTTTAAAGATGGAGAAGAGGTCACTCCTATAGTG ATTGGGTTTAGTGCCCCTCAAGGTTGTGGAAAGACTACACTAGTCTTTGCTCTTGAGTATCTTTTCAAAGTCACCGGGAG GAAGTCTGCTACAGTATCCATAGATGATTTTTACTTGACTGCAGATGATCAG GCTAAGCTGAGAGAAAGCAATCCAGGAAATGCACTTCTAGAG TTGCGTGGAAATGCGGGAAGCCACGATCTTTCATTTTCTGTTGAAACATTGACAGCTCTAAGCAAATTGACTAAAGGAG GTATGAAGATGAATCTACCTCGATATGATAAA tcTGCAAACAACGGTAGGGGTGACAGAGCTGATCCTTCAACATGGCCAGAAGTTGAAGGGCCTCTTACT GCCATCCTGTTTGAGGGCTGGATGCTTGGGTTTAAGCCCCTTCCAGTTGAAGTAGTCACGCCTGTTGATCCACAG CTTGAGATAGTGAACGAGAATTTAGAAGCTTATTATGATGCATGGGATAAATTCATAAAAGCATGGATAATTATCAAGATTAAAGATCCAAATTGTGTCTACCAGTGGCGATTGCAG GCAGAGATTGCCATGAAGGCTGATGGAATGCCTGGGATGTCTGATGAGGAG GTTGAGGACTTTGTTTCACGATATTTGCCTGCCTACAAGGCTTATCTCCCTGCACTTTACTCAGAAGGACCCAATGGTTCGGATCCAGAACGGCTCCTTGTCATTGAAATCGATGAAGGGAGGAATCCCATCCCTTAA